Below is a genomic region from Fusobacterium nucleatum.
GAATAGAATATTGACAAAAACAAAGGCTGAAAATCTTGAATTTATTGAAAATGAAAATAAAAAAATTCAAAAGGAAATAGAGAATATACAATGGAAAGCAAATGAGGAAGCTATATCCCTAAAAGAGAGAATTATATCTAATGCAAATTTAAAATCAAGAGATATGGTACTTCAAGCAAAAGAAGAATTGGTTGATAGAATATTAGGGAAAGCCTTAGAAAGACTTAAAAATATTGATAAGGATAGTTATTTGAATTTTATTGAGAACACCTTAAAAACTTTAGATGTATCTAAAGATACAGAGATAATATTAACTAAAAAAATGAAAGAGATACTTGGAGATGAAATCTTTGGTTATAAGGTTTCTGATGATGTTGTTGAATCAGGCTGTAATATAAAAGATGGAAATGTTATATATAACAATGAATTCTCAAATCTTTTAGAGTTTAATAAGGAAGATTTAGAAAGAGAAATTTTAAAGAAAATTTTTGGATAGGAGGTTTTGATGGATAGAGAATTATTTATTCAACCAAGTGTTAGAATAAGAAACTTTGAAAAAAAGCTCTTAACAAAAATTCAGTTTGAAAGATTATATGAAGCAGATAATTTACAAGATTCAATAAGACACTTAAATGAAACTGCTTATTCAGAAGATTTAGCGAAAATAGATAGGGAAGAAAATTTTGAACTAGCTCTTTCAAATTCTTTAAATAAAACTTACAGTGAAATTTTATCTATTAGTCCAGTTAAAGAGCTTGTAGATGTTTTAACTTATAGATTTGCCTTTCATAATATAAAGGTTGCTGTAAAAGAAAAAATTTTACAAGAGAATTTTGAGCATATCTATTCAAAAATTCATTATGATGACTTAGATAATTTAAGAAAACAGTTTGAAACAGAAAAAGGTGAAAAAGGAACTTGGTATGAGGATACTGTTATTCAAGCATACAAGACTTTTGAAGAAACAAAAGACCCAGAAAAAATAGAATTTTTTATAGATAAAAGATATTTTGAAAAAGTCTTAGAAACTTCAAAAAAATTTGAACTTGATTTAATAGAAGAATATTTTAGAACTATGATAGATTTTATAAATATTAGAACCTTTATTCGTTGTAAAAGACAAGAGCAAGAGATAGCTGTTTTAAAAGAAGCATTAATTCAAAGTGGATATATAGATATAGATGATATTTTAACTTATTTCTATAAAGAAATACAAGATTTGGTTAATGCTCATAAAAATTCAAAAATAGGAAAGAGTTTATTTCTAGGATTAAAAGGCTACAATGAAACTGGAAGATTATTGTTATTTGAAAAACATATGGAAAACTATTTAACTAATCTTTTAAAAGAAAGAGTAAAAATGATGCCTTATGGACCAGAGATTATTTTTGCTTATGTACATGCAAAAGAAATTGAAATTAAAAATTTAAGAATAGCTTTGGTTGGTAGAGCTAATGGACTTTCAGCAGATTTCATAAAAGAAAGGTTGCGTGAAACTTATGTATAAGATAGCGGTAATAGGAGATAAAGACTCTGTATTAGCTTTTAAAATTCTTGGTGTAGATGTCTTTATAACATTAGATGCACAGGAAGCTAGAAAAACTATTGATAGAATAGCAAAAGAAAATTATGGAATTATATTTGTTACAGAGCAACTAGCAAAAGATATTCCAGAAACTATAAAAAGATATAA
It encodes:
- a CDS encoding V-type ATP synthase subunit E — protein: MSNLDNLVAEILQQARKEANRILTKTKAENLEFIENENKKIQKEIENIQWKANEEAISLKERIISNANLKSRDMVLQAKEELVDRILGKALERLKNIDKDSYLNFIENTLKTLDVSKDTEIILTKKMKEILGDEIFGYKVSDDVVESGCNIKDGNVIYNNEFSNLLEFNKEDLEREILKKIFG
- a CDS encoding V-type ATP synthase subunit C, whose product is MDRELFIQPSVRIRNFEKKLLTKIQFERLYEADNLQDSIRHLNETAYSEDLAKIDREENFELALSNSLNKTYSEILSISPVKELVDVLTYRFAFHNIKVAVKEKILQENFEHIYSKIHYDDLDNLRKQFETEKGEKGTWYEDTVIQAYKTFEETKDPEKIEFFIDKRYFEKVLETSKKFELDLIEEYFRTMIDFINIRTFIRCKRQEQEIAVLKEALIQSGYIDIDDILTYFYKEIQDLVNAHKNSKIGKSLFLGLKGYNETGRLLLFEKHMENYLTNLLKERVKMMPYGPEIIFAYVHAKEIEIKNLRIALVGRANGLSADFIKERLRETYV
- a CDS encoding V-type ATP synthase subunit F; amino-acid sequence: MYKIAVIGDKDSVLAFKILGVDVFITLDAQEARKTIDRIAKENYGIIFVTEQLAKDIPETIKRYNSEIIPAVLLIPSNKGSLNIGLTNIDKNVEKAIGSKIM